From a region of the Deltaproteobacteria bacterium genome:
- a CDS encoding DUF445 family protein, translated as MIDWRYLTLPVIGAVIGWITNLIAIKMLFRPYRPVKILGMTFQGLLPRRRKEFALSIAKTVERDLLTAEDITRFLEDVHWEEEVERAVEESLESRLKSGRVRLLLRAPIFGLIGQEVIRQLKGILSRTIIEKVREHKGPLVEKFQDALELEKIISRKVEGFNMEKLESLLMNLIAKELSYIELVGAVLGFLIGLAQMALLLFLKNIH; from the coding sequence ATGATCGACTGGCGTTATCTGACTCTTCCGGTGATCGGTGCCGTCATCGGATGGATCACCAACCTGATCGCCATCAAGATGCTCTTCCGCCCCTACCGGCCGGTCAAGATTCTCGGCATGACCTTCCAGGGGTTGCTCCCCCGCCGGCGCAAAGAGTTTGCCCTCAGCATTGCGAAGACGGTGGAACGGGACCTGCTCACGGCCGAGGATATCACCCGTTTCCTCGAAGATGTTCACTGGGAGGAGGAGGTGGAACGGGCCGTGGAAGAAAGCCTGGAGAGCCGCCTCAAGAGCGGGAGGGTCAGGCTCCTGCTCAGGGCACCGATCTTCGGCCTGATCGGGCAGGAAGTGATTCGTCAACTGAAGGGAATCTTGAGCCGGACCATCATTGAAAAAGTCCGGGAACACAAAGGTCCCCTGGTGGAAAAGTTCCAGGATGCCCTGGAACTGGAAAAGATCATTTCCAGGAAAGTGGAAGGCTTCAACATGGAAAAACTGGAATCCCTCCTGATGAACCTGATCGCGAAAGAACTGTCCTATATCGAGCTGGTGGGGGCGGTCCTCGGTTTTCTCATCGGTCTGGCACAGATGGCGCTTTTGCTTTTTCTGAAAAATATTCATTAA
- a CDS encoding alkaline phosphatase family protein: MRKKTARKQPSIPKEKTLKVIRSSIANRKKEWQGKERGDGFVIIQIDGLPHPILMQALSEGYMPFVQGLLASGDFNVSRYRCGIPGNTPASQSGIMYGENFGIPAFRWLDKQNDSLVSFKNPLSAQTVEQSISQGKRGILENGSSYINLLSGGAKRSVLTLSTFLTQDMQKRISGLAIFFLFFFNIIPVFRSLLSSVLELFRELYEYLEIRLKGGVQKSEGFFPMVRIFSNVLFFEVATVGALIDINQGRPSIWLTYNGYDEAAHQRGPETKYALKTLRVIDRGIRKIVRQIRKKRRGMHYDVYILSDHGQHPSIPFRYEFGETLENFIYSKVKEGRIAQYDSGGDVKDYLMLALSSTLYNFADQNLFFMRRIFKRIAKYIERNILPEETRKITGNISIVNSSPMSNLYFNIDRGRVDLEQIERVYPGLVGALVRHKGIGLILARSDGDPMILSRAGRVFYHHGKKRIDGDDPLSGFEDAELIEAEILQQFSMPNAGDLVLYGAFKEGRIINFEEQMGGHGGIGGMQNTPFILYPSRIKYAFHSIRNSRELYPVFSKYLGKPSPLTPSPPDQGHALMEGADQE, encoded by the coding sequence ATGAGAAAAAAAACCGCCAGAAAACAGCCGTCCATCCCCAAAGAAAAAACACTGAAGGTCATCCGTTCCTCCATCGCAAACAGGAAGAAGGAATGGCAGGGGAAGGAACGAGGAGATGGTTTCGTCATCATCCAGATCGACGGGCTCCCCCATCCGATCCTGATGCAGGCCTTGTCCGAAGGCTACATGCCCTTTGTACAAGGGCTCCTTGCATCGGGAGATTTTAATGTCAGTCGTTACCGTTGCGGAATCCCCGGCAACACCCCGGCCTCGCAGAGCGGGATCATGTACGGTGAAAATTTCGGGATCCCGGCCTTCCGATGGCTCGACAAACAGAACGACAGCCTTGTAAGTTTCAAGAACCCCCTCTCGGCACAAACCGTGGAACAGAGCATTTCCCAGGGAAAACGGGGGATCCTGGAGAACGGGAGCAGTTACATCAATCTCCTCTCGGGAGGCGCCAAACGCTCCGTACTAACCTTGAGCACCTTTCTGACGCAGGACATGCAGAAACGGATCTCCGGACTCGCCATTTTCTTCCTTTTCTTTTTCAACATCATTCCCGTCTTCCGCTCCCTTCTTTCTTCCGTACTGGAACTGTTTCGGGAACTCTATGAATACCTGGAGATCCGCCTGAAGGGAGGCGTACAAAAAAGTGAAGGATTCTTCCCGATGGTCCGGATCTTCTCTAATGTCCTGTTTTTTGAAGTCGCCACCGTTGGGGCACTCATCGACATCAATCAGGGAAGACCCTCCATCTGGCTGACCTACAACGGATACGACGAGGCCGCACACCAGCGTGGGCCGGAAACCAAATATGCGCTCAAAACCCTTCGCGTGATTGATCGGGGGATTCGGAAAATCGTTCGCCAGATCCGGAAAAAACGTCGGGGAATGCACTACGATGTTTACATTCTCTCCGATCATGGACAACACCCCTCCATTCCCTTCCGCTACGAGTTCGGGGAAACCCTGGAAAACTTCATCTACTCCAAGGTCAAGGAAGGACGAATTGCCCAGTACGATTCCGGCGGGGATGTCAAGGATTACCTCATGCTCGCCCTGAGTTCCACTCTTTACAACTTTGCAGATCAGAACCTTTTTTTCATGCGGAGAATCTTCAAACGGATCGCAAAATACATCGAGCGGAACATCCTTCCGGAAGAAACCCGAAAGATCACCGGGAACATCTCCATCGTTAACTCCAGCCCCATGTCCAATCTCTATTTTAATATCGACCGTGGACGAGTCGATTTGGAACAGATTGAACGGGTCTATCCCGGTCTGGTGGGAGCCCTCGTCCGCCACAAGGGGATCGGCCTCATCCTCGCCCGGTCGGACGGTGATCCGATGATCCTCTCCCGGGCAGGTCGGGTCTTCTACCATCACGGCAAAAAACGGATTGACGGAGACGATCCCCTGAGCGGATTCGAGGATGCGGAATTAATCGAAGCGGAAATCCTTCAGCAATTCTCCATGCCGAACGCCGGAGACCTCGTCCTCTACGGCGCCTTCAAGGAAGGGCGGATCATCAACTTCGAAGAACAGATGGGCGGTCACGGGGGAATCGGCGGGATGCAGAACACCCCCTTCATCCTCTATCCCAGCCGGATCAAGTACGCCTTCCACTCCATCCGGAATTCCAGGGAGCTCTATCCGGTCTTTTCAAAATACCTCGGGAAACCATCCCCCCTGACCCCCTCCCCACCCGATCAAGGCCACGCTCTGATGGAAGGGGCAGACCAAGAGTGA
- the rsmI gene encoding 16S rRNA (cytidine(1402)-2'-O)-methyltransferase, whose protein sequence is MATGILYIVATPIGNLEDITFRAVRILKEVDLIAAEDTRHSSRLLKHYGITTPTTSYHDYTDSKKRASLMRRLATGDKIALISDAGTPGISDPGYRLISEAVAGGIEVTAVPGPSVLTAALSAAGLPTDAFYFNGYLPNRAAARRKVLRSLAERRETLVLYEAPHRITASLSDMKDLLGNRRIAVCREMTKLHEEIFRGNLEEALQNFSTREKIRGEFTLVVEGAKKDPALPVDLNLPDEITRAMEGAGVNRKEAVRIVAERFGLPKKVVYRASLTDKDSHLPSSPR, encoded by the coding sequence ATGGCAACAGGGATCCTCTACATCGTGGCCACACCAATCGGCAATCTGGAGGATATAACCTTCCGGGCCGTCCGAATCCTCAAGGAGGTGGATCTCATCGCCGCTGAGGATACACGTCACTCCTCCCGGCTTCTGAAACATTACGGGATCACAACCCCCACAACCAGCTATCACGACTATACGGATTCGAAGAAACGTGCCTCTCTGATGCGCCGACTGGCGACGGGTGACAAGATCGCTCTCATCAGCGACGCCGGCACACCGGGGATCTCCGATCCCGGCTACCGGTTGATTTCCGAGGCGGTTGCCGGAGGGATCGAAGTGACGGCCGTGCCCGGTCCATCGGTCCTGACGGCGGCGCTCTCCGCAGCCGGTCTTCCCACGGATGCCTTCTATTTCAATGGTTATCTCCCGAACCGGGCCGCCGCCCGCCGTAAGGTGCTCCGATCCCTGGCGGAACGGCGGGAAACCCTGGTCCTCTATGAGGCACCCCACCGGATCACGGCCTCGCTTTCCGACATGAAAGACCTGCTCGGCAACCGGCGAATCGCCGTCTGCCGGGAGATGACCAAGCTCCACGAGGAGATCTTCCGGGGGAACCTGGAAGAAGCCCTGCAAAACTTCTCCACGCGGGAAAAGATCCGGGGGGAGTTTACCCTCGTTGTCGAAGGGGCGAAAAAAGACCCGGCTCTACCGGTCGACCTGAACCTTCCGGATGAAATCACCCGAGCCATGGAGGGAGCAGGAGTGAACCGGAAGGAGGCGGTGCGGATCGTCGCGGAACGGTTCGGCCTCCCGAAAAAGGTGGTTTACCGGGCAAGCCTAACGGACAAGGATTCGCACTTACCATCATCACCTCGATGA
- a CDS encoding MBL fold metallo-hydrolase has product MKVLFLGTGTSSGVPAILCSCPVCRSANPKNKRLRSSILISIGEKNILVDTATDLREQALRYRIPRIDAILFTHPHADHVHGIDEIRIYSFHSGEPISCYGNEETIKTIHRQFPYIFVPEEERQSFIPRINTHIIHGAFELFGQEIIPIPIRHGSQTILGYRVGPFAYLSDCNGIPRESIELLKGLDLLILDALRHRPHPTHFCLQESVETAQRIDPERTLFTHMAHQLEHEESNRSLPGNMALAFDGQVVEFNTAP; this is encoded by the coding sequence ATCAAGGTTCTTTTCCTGGGAACCGGGACATCCTCCGGCGTTCCCGCAATCCTCTGTTCCTGTCCGGTCTGTCGGTCTGCGAACCCGAAGAACAAACGGCTCCGTTCCTCCATCCTCATCAGTATCGGAGAGAAAAACATCCTGGTCGATACGGCAACGGACCTGCGGGAGCAGGCGCTGCGTTACCGGATCCCGAGGATCGATGCCATTCTTTTTACGCACCCCCACGCCGACCATGTTCACGGCATCGACGAGATCCGCATCTACAGTTTCCACAGCGGAGAACCGATTTCCTGCTACGGGAATGAAGAGACGATCAAAACCATTCACCGGCAATTCCCCTACATTTTCGTACCCGAGGAAGAACGGCAAAGTTTTATCCCCCGCATCAACACTCATATCATTCATGGTGCTTTTGAACTCTTCGGTCAGGAGATTATTCCGATCCCGATCCGGCACGGCAGTCAAACCATCCTGGGGTATCGGGTCGGGCCCTTCGCATACCTGAGCGACTGCAACGGAATCCCCAGGGAAAGCATCGAACTCCTGAAGGGCCTGGATCTCCTTATCCTCGACGCCCTGCGGCATCGGCCTCATCCGACCCATTTTTGTCTACAGGAGTCGGTGGAGACAGCCCAACGCATCGATCCCGAACGGACGCTGTTTACCCACATGGCACACCAGCTCGAACACGAGGAGTCCAACCGGTCTCTTCCCGGCAACATGGCGCTCGCCTTTGACGGGCAGGTCGTGGAATTTAACACGGCGCCCTAA
- a CDS encoding TetR/AcrR family transcriptional regulator, which yields MQTKGGVTREKILSEATRLFHQKGFGATSINDLVAATGLKKGSLYFHFEGKDALALAILKKAREEFLEFLNRSLSGTTPGASLRRFFQCVFKKHKSNGFVGGCIFGNTALEMSDKEPFFANFIRGIFEEWVEKLQDVIKNAQVSGEVRNDLSAHLLARHVVSTLEGCIMMARLEKDERLFQNCLKSLEVLIGLKE from the coding sequence ATGCAAACCAAAGGGGGGGTGACGCGGGAAAAAATACTTTCCGAGGCGACCCGTCTTTTTCATCAGAAGGGATTTGGAGCCACCAGCATCAATGATCTGGTTGCGGCCACGGGGCTGAAAAAAGGGAGTCTCTATTTTCATTTTGAAGGGAAAGATGCCCTGGCTCTTGCCATCCTGAAAAAGGCCAGGGAAGAATTCCTGGAGTTTCTCAACCGCTCCCTCTCCGGTACAACACCGGGTGCATCACTCCGCCGTTTCTTTCAATGTGTATTCAAAAAGCATAAAAGCAATGGTTTCGTGGGAGGGTGTATCTTCGGAAATACCGCCCTGGAAATGAGTGACAAGGAGCCTTTCTTCGCAAACTTTATCAGAGGGATCTTTGAAGAATGGGTAGAAAAACTTCAGGACGTTATCAAAAACGCACAGGTTTCAGGCGAAGTACGGAACGATCTTTCCGCCCACCTGCTAGCCCGTCATGTGGTTTCAACGCTGGAAGGCTGCATCATGATGGCTAGACTTGAAAAGGATGAAAGATTGTTCCAAAACTGTTTGAAATCCCTTGAGGTATTGATTGGTTTGAAGGAATAA
- a CDS encoding DUF362 domain-containing protein, with protein MEPSKVYYVSARATKWSYRESLAGRFETLLKEFQVGKYLKKKDPVALKMHFGSEGAHRIIRPLFVRKVVETVRRAGGKPFVTDTVRIKGLDYLKVANENGINEQACGAPVILADGIFGNDHVSVPSGSEQGEVFVASALHDAPSMIVLSHFKGHVNAGIGGAIKNLAMGGLSGSDRNHDWKHGRGGMHTHHTAGKIEWEREQCSLCNQCVEICPLDACSFENELWEYNAKKCWRCGRCARVCPEGALDMPMDEDRFHQGMAESTKAVLSTFKEHRVLYINFLLEIQPECDCMPGADVPVVQDLGILLSDDIVAIDQASCDLILQNPPLPGSMAEDRGLKPGDDIMLKLHRIDGRKHIDAACALGLGNKEYSLIKT; from the coding sequence ATGGAACCGAGCAAAGTCTATTACGTCTCCGCCCGGGCGACCAAGTGGTCCTACCGGGAGAGCCTGGCGGGCCGTTTCGAGACACTTCTGAAAGAGTTCCAGGTCGGGAAGTACCTCAAGAAAAAAGACCCTGTGGCGCTGAAGATGCACTTCGGCTCCGAAGGGGCGCACAGGATCATCCGGCCCCTCTTCGTCCGAAAGGTGGTTGAGACCGTTCGCCGGGCGGGGGGAAAACCCTTTGTCACCGACACCGTCCGGATCAAGGGACTTGACTACCTGAAGGTAGCGAACGAAAACGGAATCAACGAACAGGCCTGCGGGGCGCCGGTGATCCTGGCCGACGGAATCTTCGGCAATGATCACGTCTCCGTACCCTCAGGTTCGGAACAGGGGGAGGTCTTCGTCGCTTCCGCCCTTCATGACGCGCCGTCCATGATCGTCCTCTCCCACTTCAAGGGGCATGTCAATGCCGGAATCGGCGGGGCAATCAAGAACCTCGCCATGGGGGGGCTCTCCGGCTCCGACCGCAACCACGACTGGAAGCACGGCAGGGGGGGAATGCATACCCACCACACGGCCGGCAAGATCGAGTGGGAACGGGAACAGTGCAGTCTCTGCAACCAGTGCGTGGAGATCTGCCCTCTCGACGCATGCTCTTTTGAAAACGAACTGTGGGAATACAATGCAAAAAAATGCTGGCGCTGCGGGCGCTGCGCCCGGGTCTGCCCCGAGGGGGCCCTTGATATGCCGATGGATGAGGACCGCTTTCACCAGGGGATGGCGGAATCGACAAAGGCCGTTCTTTCCACATTTAAAGAACACCGCGTCCTCTACATTAACTTTCTGCTTGAAATCCAGCCGGAATGCGACTGCATGCCCGGCGCCGATGTACCGGTAGTTCAGGACCTCGGGATTCTGCTCTCCGACGATATCGTGGCGATCGACCAGGCATCCTGCGACCTGATCCTCCAGAACCCGCCTCTCCCCGGATCCATGGCCGAGGACCGGGGGCTGAAGCCAGGGGACGACATCATGCTCAAGCTTCACAGAATCGACGGCCGGAAACATATCGATGCGGCCTGTGCGCTGGGCCTGGGGAACAAGGAATATTCCCTCATCAAGACCTGA
- a CDS encoding flippase-like domain-containing protein has product MIKSRKMFWFGIILSLALIILLVQRTDIHKLALAFRQANYLYCLPVIAVALLGILIRAYRWGHILAPLHRASRKNLFSAMMIGFMAIDILPARIGEVARAVLIGRKEPISKTSALATIVVERLFDIFTLLLLLVWVLFAMSHSTLPPVYIRTLKAGGTMMAALFVGVLLFLVFLRFNTGVALNFVRFCLRPFPHSLQTKTLELMDSFVAGLTTIRMGRDLLWIIFYSVLLWSLYGIGNLFMLRSFGIRTPVYVPFYLVIVQAFAVGIPSSPGFVGTYDAAVVAGLAPFHADEAVRLSFALLSHFLIFLPVILYGLILLWREHLTLDVLEREAGTEPEETEG; this is encoded by the coding sequence ATGATCAAATCACGTAAAATGTTCTGGTTCGGGATCATCCTCAGTCTCGCCCTCATCATCCTTCTTGTACAACGCACCGACATTCACAAACTTGCCCTCGCCTTCCGTCAGGCAAATTATCTCTACTGCCTGCCGGTCATTGCCGTCGCATTGCTCGGGATCCTGATCCGGGCATACCGCTGGGGTCATATCCTGGCCCCACTGCACCGGGCTTCCCGGAAAAATCTTTTTTCGGCCATGATGATCGGATTCATGGCGATTGACATTCTCCCTGCCCGTATCGGAGAAGTTGCACGAGCCGTTCTGATCGGCAGAAAGGAACCGATCTCGAAAACCAGTGCGCTGGCAACCATTGTCGTGGAACGACTCTTTGACATATTTACCCTGCTTCTGCTGCTGGTCTGGGTCCTCTTTGCCATGTCGCACTCCACACTTCCCCCGGTCTATATCCGTACGCTCAAGGCAGGGGGGACCATGATGGCGGCACTCTTCGTCGGGGTCCTCTTGTTTCTCGTCTTCCTCCGCTTCAATACCGGTGTCGCTCTGAACTTCGTCCGGTTCTGCCTGCGCCCCTTTCCCCACTCATTGCAGACAAAGACACTGGAATTGATGGACTCCTTTGTCGCCGGTCTGACCACGATCCGGATGGGAAGAGACCTTCTCTGGATCATCTTTTACTCCGTCCTTCTCTGGAGTCTCTACGGAATAGGAAATCTTTTTATGCTTCGTTCTTTCGGCATTCGAACACCGGTTTATGTTCCTTTTTACCTGGTGATCGTACAGGCCTTTGCCGTCGGGATTCCTTCCTCACCGGGGTTTGTCGGCACCTACGATGCAGCCGTCGTAGCCGGGCTGGCACCTTTCCATGCCGATGAAGCCGTCCGGCTCAGCTTCGCCCTCCTCTCACATTTTCTGATCTTCCTCCCGGTCATCCTCTACGGGCTCATCCTCCTCTGGAGAGAGCATCTCACCCTCGATGTCCTAGAAAGAGAGGCCGGCACGGAGCCGGAGGAAACGGAGGGATGA
- a CDS encoding peroxidase-related enzyme (This protein belongs to a clade of uncharacterized proteins related to peroxidases such as the alkylhydroperoxidase AhpD.) yields MSRIQPPEAQNLSSQVQEIFKEVEAEFGMVPNLFRTYAHYPPLLEANWNKVKAVMVQGDLNQKVKQTIAVLVSKDNSCAYCVAAHTGALKSIGVSEEEIQNITEQIDKADFNAQEQALIRFARKASREPLKITGDEFDALRKTGVSDAEIIEALGVMELFTSFNRFLDALQVDIDF; encoded by the coding sequence ATGTCTAGGATTCAGCCGCCGGAAGCGCAAAACCTTTCCAGTCAAGTCCAGGAAATATTCAAGGAAGTTGAAGCAGAGTTTGGTATGGTGCCCAATCTGTTCAGGACCTACGCCCACTATCCCCCCCTTTTGGAAGCCAACTGGAACAAGGTCAAGGCGGTGATGGTGCAGGGAGATCTGAACCAGAAGGTCAAGCAGACCATCGCCGTTCTCGTCTCCAAGGACAACAGCTGTGCCTATTGTGTCGCGGCCCATACGGGTGCGCTGAAATCGATCGGCGTTTCGGAGGAAGAGATCCAAAACATCACGGAACAGATCGACAAGGCTGATTTTAATGCCCAAGAACAGGCCTTGATCCGCTTTGCACGGAAGGCGAGCCGGGAACCGTTGAAGATCACGGGGGACGAATTTGATGCCCTTCGCAAGACCGGCGTCAGCGATGCGGAAATCATTGAGGCCCTTGGTGTCATGGAACTCTTCACCTCTTTTAATAGATTTCTGGATGCCTTGCAGGTGGACATCGATTTTTAA
- a CDS encoding bifunctional riboflavin kinase/FAD synthetase produces MQIIRDLVQLEHRFTYPVVTLGNYDGVHLGHQKIFEQVMARARKMSGTSIIFTFEPHPLKVLSPSTAPPLLNTFRRKMELFEAYGIEVVICAEFTRELAATPPEDFIKNILVDQVGVKEILVGYDYAFGRGKQGNTDAMAEMGRRYGFQVEVIPAFTLHEEVVSTTRIRELVRRGEIRKVCTLLGRCYASEGIVTAGDHRGKGLGFPTANLESHNEIFPKRGVYAVQVEYKDRLFDGVANIGTHPTFGEGQVTIEVHIFDFQEEIYGQFVRVLYRERLRDEQTFGSKESLVRQIHQDIKKTREILQPHGKKETSK; encoded by the coding sequence ATGCAAATCATTCGCGACCTTGTCCAGCTGGAACATCGGTTTACTTATCCTGTCGTCACCCTCGGCAACTATGACGGGGTGCATCTGGGGCATCAGAAGATCTTTGAACAGGTGATGGCAAGAGCCCGGAAGATGTCCGGGACCTCAATCATCTTCACCTTCGAACCGCACCCTCTCAAAGTACTTTCCCCTTCCACGGCCCCACCGCTTCTGAATACCTTTCGACGGAAAATGGAACTCTTTGAGGCCTACGGCATCGAGGTCGTCATTTGCGCTGAATTCACCCGGGAATTAGCCGCCACACCACCGGAGGACTTCATCAAAAACATTCTTGTCGATCAAGTCGGAGTAAAAGAAATTCTCGTGGGATATGACTACGCCTTCGGCCGGGGCAAACAGGGAAACACCGACGCCATGGCGGAGATGGGAAGACGTTACGGTTTTCAGGTAGAGGTCATCCCGGCATTTACCCTGCATGAAGAAGTGGTCAGTACGACTCGAATCCGGGAGCTCGTGCGCCGGGGAGAGATCCGGAAGGTCTGTACTCTCCTTGGACGTTGCTACGCCAGCGAGGGGATTGTCACCGCCGGCGACCACCGAGGCAAAGGCCTGGGCTTTCCCACGGCAAACCTCGAATCCCATAATGAAATCTTCCCGAAACGGGGGGTCTATGCCGTACAAGTCGAATACAAAGACCGTCTCTTTGACGGCGTGGCCAACATCGGGACCCACCCCACTTTCGGCGAAGGGCAGGTCACCATCGAGGTGCACATCTTTGATTTTCAGGAAGAGATCTATGGACAATTCGTCCGGGTTCTCTACCGGGAACGCCTTCGGGATGAACAGACCTTCGGTAGCAAGGAAAGTCTGGTCCGCCAGATCCATCAGGATATCAAGAAGACCAGGGAGATCCTTCAACCACACGGAAAGAAAGAAACATCCAAATGA
- a CDS encoding 1-acyl-sn-glycerol-3-phosphate acyltransferase translates to MIRTLWVWTVGIFMTVLCGSLIVVFSFLDSSGKCLHFFARLWARTIIAASGVRVKVRGERNLPVDSAIIVTSNHQGYFDIFVLMGYLPRHLGWIAKKELYRIPVFSFAMRRYGNIMIDRSNRERARRSLKAAADKIREGQSVLIFPEGTRSPDGKVHAFKKGCYYLAEASGAPIIPVSISGSFEVMPKKTFRLHPGTVHVVIGEPVYVQPSDGADRNGFLDRLRRTIIRNQVC, encoded by the coding sequence ATGATTCGCACACTCTGGGTTTGGACCGTCGGAATCTTCATGACGGTCCTCTGCGGCAGTCTGATTGTTGTCTTTTCCTTTCTGGATTCCAGCGGGAAGTGCCTCCATTTTTTCGCCAGGCTCTGGGCTCGGACGATTATTGCCGCTTCCGGGGTCCGGGTCAAGGTCCGGGGGGAACGGAATCTGCCTGTGGACTCCGCGATAATCGTTACCTCCAACCACCAGGGTTATTTTGACATCTTTGTTCTGATGGGCTATCTTCCCCGTCATCTCGGCTGGATCGCGAAGAAGGAGTTGTACCGGATTCCGGTCTTCAGCTTTGCCATGCGGCGCTATGGAAACATCATGATCGATCGGTCCAACCGGGAGCGGGCCCGTCGAAGTCTCAAAGCCGCTGCCGACAAGATTCGTGAGGGACAGTCGGTCCTGATCTTTCCCGAGGGGACCCGTTCTCCGGACGGCAAGGTTCATGCCTTCAAGAAAGGTTGCTATTACCTGGCCGAGGCCTCGGGGGCACCGATCATCCCCGTAAGCATCTCCGGCAGCTTCGAGGTGATGCCGAAAAAAACATTCCGTCTTCATCCGGGAACCGTCCATGTGGTTATTGGTGAGCCGGTCTATGTTCAGCCTTCAGACGGTGCGGACCGGAACGGATTTCTTGATCGTCTTCGCCGAACCATTATCAGAAATCAGGTCTGCTGA
- a CDS encoding Rrf2 family transcriptional regulator, whose product MELTRAADYALRGVLYLSLQPEGTLSVISEIAEQMDIPEGFLARIFQTLAKSGIIRSHRGKKGGFSLALPAEEINMRKVIETMEGPIHLNRCLNGYGDCGRGTLCSLHDVWCRIQEQVITTLGETTFSYLAQQTKNKMQEHPPAESSS is encoded by the coding sequence ATGGAATTGACTCGGGCTGCGGATTACGCCTTGCGGGGTGTTCTATATCTCTCCTTGCAACCGGAAGGGACCCTTTCCGTCATCAGCGAAATTGCCGAACAGATGGATATCCCCGAAGGGTTCCTTGCGCGAATCTTCCAGACCTTGGCCAAATCCGGCATCATCCGTTCCCACCGGGGCAAAAAAGGGGGCTTCTCCCTGGCTCTTCCGGCGGAAGAGATCAATATGCGGAAAGTGATTGAGACCATGGAGGGACCGATTCACCTGAACCGCTGTCTCAACGGATACGGCGACTGCGGGCGTGGAACGCTCTGCTCCCTGCATGATGTGTGGTGCCGCATTCAGGAACAGGTGATTACGACCCTTGGTGAAACAACCTTCTCCTACCTCGCCCAACAGACGAAAAACAAGATGCAGGAACATCCCCCTGCCGAATCATCTTCATGA
- a CDS encoding response regulator, producing the protein MGKILIVDDSEDNREVLRAVLEHQDYEVISAESGEEAIRLAVEISPDLILMDVIMPGMDGITTCRTLHTHDKTQGIPVIMLTAKNEPEDLQRGLEAGAVDYVKKPFLMAELMARVKTALRLKAAQDKLVVQEKKIAVMELAGAAAHELNQPLTVINCQVKLLEEALEEEGVFPGSREIEIIYESVRKMTEIIRKIGNITKYRTKEYLLGDKIIDLDEACEDEVEE; encoded by the coding sequence GTGGGAAAGATTTTGATTGTTGACGATTCCGAGGACAATCGCGAGGTACTGCGCGCCGTCCTGGAACACCAGGACTATGAGGTCATCTCCGCTGAGAGCGGCGAAGAAGCAATCCGCCTTGCCGTCGAGATTTCTCCGGACCTGATCCTGATGGATGTCATCATGCCGGGGATGGACGGGATCACGACCTGCCGGACGTTGCATACCCATGACAAGACGCAGGGGATTCCGGTCATCATGCTGACGGCAAAAAATGAACCGGAGGACTTGCAGCGGGGACTCGAAGCAGGGGCCGTGGACTACGTCAAAAAACCCTTCCTGATGGCCGAACTGATGGCACGAGTCAAGACCGCCCTTCGCCTGAAGGCCGCCCAGGACAAACTGGTGGTACAGGAAAAAAAGATCGCCGTCATGGAGCTGGCCGGGGCCGCCGCCCATGAACTCAACCAACCCCTCACCGTCATTAACTGTCAGGTTAAACTCCTTGAAGAAGCCCTCGAAGAAGAGGGGGTTTTTCCCGGCAGCCGGGAGATCGAAATCATCTATGAATCGGTACGGAAGATGACGGAGATCATCCGGAAGATCGGGAACATTACGAAGTACAGAACCAAGGAGTATCTCCTCGGCGACAAGATCATCGACCTTGATGAAGCGTGCGAGGATGAAGTCGAGGAATGA